A region from the uncultured Draconibacterium sp. genome encodes:
- a CDS encoding nucleotidyl transferase AbiEii/AbiGii toxin family protein — protein MISQLKYNTVKSQLRSILSWLMAEELFNPFRLVGGTALSLQLGHRESVDIDLFTDTPYGEIDFEVIDKHLKNNFEYVDSREGPVAMGKSYFIGNSAEDCIKLDLYYTDPFIRPALVIDNIRLATLDEIIAMKIDVVSRGARKKDFWDLHELLDFYSIPQMIQLHEERYPYSHDADEILRNFTNFETADNDFEPICLKGKYWELIKLDFVEAIETLNNKKS, from the coding sequence ATGATTAGCCAATTAAAATACAATACTGTAAAATCACAGCTACGCTCAATTTTGTCGTGGTTGATGGCTGAAGAACTTTTCAATCCTTTTCGTTTGGTAGGAGGTACTGCCTTAAGTTTGCAGTTAGGGCATCGTGAATCTGTTGACATTGATTTGTTCACCGATACTCCTTACGGCGAGATTGATTTTGAGGTAATAGATAAGCACCTTAAAAATAATTTCGAATACGTTGATTCTCGTGAAGGTCCGGTTGCGATGGGGAAGTCATACTTTATTGGCAATTCAGCAGAAGACTGTATTAAGCTCGATTTGTATTATACCGATCCTTTTATCCGCCCTGCTTTGGTAATTGACAATATAAGACTTGCCACCCTCGACGAGATAATAGCTATGAAGATCGATGTTGTGAGCCGTGGAGCCAGAAAAAAAGACTTTTGGGATTTACATGAATTGTTAGATTTCTATTCAATCCCTCAAATGATTCAGTTGCATGAAGAGCGTTATCCGTACTCACATGATGCTGATGAAATACTCAGAAACTTTACCAATTTTGAAACAGCTGATAATGATTTTGAACCGATTTGCTTAAAAGGTAAATATTGGGAACTCATTAAGCTGGATTTTGTTGAGGCAATAGAGACTTTAAACAACAAAAAATCTTAG
- a CDS encoding nucleotidyl transferase AbiEii/AbiGii toxin family protein: MSNKWYEIPTQTKVNAYTQIAEEKGMTPYAVEKDWWVVQTLSAIFQSELGKYLIFKGGTSLSKAWGLIERFSEDIDLAFDKSYLGYGGELSRTQIKKLRQKTGKFVADSLAPELEVKLKANGLNDVTLNYLEPEASDSDPAKIEVFYPNVIEYPGYIQPRVLLEISSSSLKEPNQVQAFSSLLDEHYPDAEFAGIPVNIPTAIPERTFLEKIFLLHEEFQRPHDRIRVARLSRHLYDVFQLINRGYAENAIKDKELYETIVVHRRSFFRVGVVDYNLHQPQTINPIPIPKFIKAWEADYKTMQEQMIYGDSPSYEEMINVIQDFIANVINKQEWKMNVKFPKP; this comes from the coding sequence ATGTCAAATAAATGGTATGAAATACCTACCCAGACGAAAGTAAATGCCTATACCCAAATTGCAGAAGAAAAGGGTATGACTCCTTATGCTGTGGAAAAAGATTGGTGGGTTGTGCAAACCTTATCGGCCATCTTTCAATCGGAACTGGGAAAGTATTTGATTTTTAAAGGCGGTACATCATTAAGCAAAGCCTGGGGCTTAATTGAACGATTCTCGGAAGACATAGACCTGGCTTTTGATAAAAGCTATCTTGGTTATGGGGGAGAGCTTTCCCGGACTCAAATAAAAAAGCTGAGGCAAAAAACCGGGAAATTTGTAGCCGATTCATTAGCACCCGAGTTAGAGGTAAAACTTAAAGCAAATGGATTAAACGACGTAACTCTAAACTATCTTGAACCTGAAGCCAGTGACTCAGATCCGGCAAAGATTGAAGTTTTTTATCCGAATGTTATTGAATATCCGGGCTACATACAACCAAGAGTTCTTCTGGAAATTAGCAGCAGTTCATTAAAAGAACCAAATCAGGTGCAAGCTTTTAGTTCTTTACTTGATGAACATTATCCCGATGCTGAGTTCGCCGGAATACCTGTAAATATTCCAACGGCAATTCCGGAACGTACTTTTTTGGAGAAAATCTTTTTGTTACACGAAGAATTTCAACGCCCTCATGACAGAATCAGGGTGGCTAGATTGAGTCGCCACCTTTACGATGTATTTCAATTAATTAACCGTGGTTATGCAGAAAATGCGATAAAAGATAAAGAGCTTTATGAAACGATTGTAGTTCACCGGCGTTCTTTCTTTAGAGTCGGTGTGGTTGATTACAATCTCCATCAACCACAAACCATTAATCCAATACCAATCCCCAAATTTATCAAAGCATGGGAAGCAGATTACAAAACCATGCAGGAACAAATGATTTATGGTGATTCTCCATCATATGAGGAAATGATAAATGTGATTCAGGATTTCATTGCCAATGTAATCAATAAGCAGGAATGGAAGATGAATGTCAAGTTTCCAAAGCCCTAA